The following proteins are co-located in the Pan troglodytes isolate AG18354 chromosome 5, NHGRI_mPanTro3-v2.0_pri, whole genome shotgun sequence genome:
- the LOC129144365 gene encoding large ribosomal subunit protein eL42-like gives MVEGKREARHIFTGPEKKEESQKLLSFCANNAPANIVSVPKTQWIFCKKCGKHQPHKVTQYKKGKDCLYAQGKQPYDGKHSGYDGQTKRIFQKKAKTTKKTVLRLERVEPNCISKRMLAIKRCEHFELGGDKKRRGAK, from the exons atggtggaaggtaaaagggaagcaaggcacatcttcacagggccagagaagaaagaagagagccAGAAATTattat CTTTCTGTGCCAATAATGCTCCTGCAAACATTGTGAGTGTTCCTAAAACTCAGTGGATTTTCTGTAAGAAGTGTGGCAAGCACCAACCCCACAAAGTGACACAGTACAAGAAGGGCAAGGATTGTCTATATGCCCAGGGAAAACAGCCTTATGATGGGAAGCATAGTGGCTATGATGGACAGACTAAGCGGATTTTCCAAAAAAAGgctaaaactacaaagaagaCTGTGCTAAGACTTGAGCGCGTTGAGCCCAACTGCATATCTAAGAGAATGCTGGCTATTAAGAGATGCGAGCATTTTGAACTGGGAGGAGATAAGAAGAGAAGGGGGGCCAAGTGA